A DNA window from Mycosarcoma maydis chromosome 12, whole genome shotgun sequence contains the following coding sequences:
- a CDS encoding uncharacterized protein (related to PTM1 - member of the major facilitator superfamily): MLPASIRTFLSSNFLLLLALAYSVTAFTVTISDKDELRQTCSGMIAGDDSHIQAYFDKGSKGTVATMFYEFIDFDKLGKWSDDKDALGYQLKSYICTPKAVQKTLCMQEQLGNFIVDESGGKASTVQLQRMDFGAAGLSEVKTLRYNVTKTGYYCFGATEVPLVSLEAAPSGSGDLSVHAEFSGRVEFFNKFKGNLPAAEYPKLNFYFAMTIAYIALGIYWISLCIKHRDEMLTVQYFISGTIAFLVVEMAAQWMYYYYLNGHLIDFFRIREVNNHTGVTAMARFLLVLTSILDAGRNSVSFFLLLIVAMGYGVIRPSIGPVMTRVRLLTAAHFIFGVLYSIGIVLIQLEQGGAWIFAFIFPLAMTLTAFLTWIMNSLNRSIEHLTQRKQTFKKSMFVKLHRILLGAVVVIFAFFIISSIAFSQSGGEGFAPNTWQYRWFLLDGWLALLYLAVFSAIAWVWRPTGNNMRLAMSDELATDDDPNAEGYEVDTFAARGPDGPDSDDEDDVEAKRTSQGPNGGRSAGAQPNSDVVFEIGDEDDEADHSKAAAADRREGRRGERQGLMSTSTNVSEETLVPGKKRADKND, from the exons ATGCTTCCAGCATCAATACGGACGTTCTTATCCTCGAActttctgctgctgctcgcacTCGCGTACTCGGTCACAGCATTCACCGTAACGATCTCGGACAAGGATGAACTGCGTCAGACATGCTCTGGCATGATTGCAGGCGACGATAGCCACATCCAAGCTTATTTTGACAAGGGGTCCAAGGGAACTGTAGCCACCATGTTTTACGAGTTTATTGATttcgacaagcttggcaagtggagcgacgacaaggacgCGCTCGGATATCAGCTCAAGAGCTACATCTGCACGCCCAAGGCGGTGCAAAAGACCCTGTGTATGCAGGAGCAGCTGGGTAACTTTATTGTGGATGAGAGTGGAGGCAAGGCGAGCacggtgcagctgcaaagGATGGATTTCGGTGCTGCCGGTCTATCGGAGGTCAAGACGTTG CGCTACAACGTTACCAAGACCGGATACTACTGCTTCGGTGCGA CCGAGGTTCCACTCGTATCCCTCGAAGCAGCGCCCTCTGGCTCAGGTGATCTTTCTGTCCATGCCGAATTCTCTGGCCGTGTCGAGTTCTTCAACAAGTTCAAAGGCAATCTCCCGGCTGCCGAATACCCCAAGCTCAACTTTTACTTTGCCATGACCATCGCCTACATCGCACTTGGTATCTACTGGATCTCGCTGTGTATCAAGCACAGGGACGAAATGTTGACCGTTCAGTACTTTATTTCAGGTACCATCGCCTTCCTTGTCGTTGAAATGGCGGCACAGTGGATGTACTACTACTACCTAAACGGGCATCTGATCGACTTTTTTAGGATTCGAGAAGTTAACAATCATACGGGTGTCACGGCGATGGCAAGATTCTTGCTGGTCCTGACGAGCATCTTGGACGCCGGGAGGAATTCGGTCTCTTTCTTTTTGCTGTTGATCGTTGCAATGGGCTACGGGGTTATCCGGCCTTCCATCGGACCGGTCATGACCAGAGTCCGTCTTCTCACAGCGGCTCACTTTATCTTTGGCGTTCTTTACTCGATCGGTATTGTGCTCATTCAGCTGGAACAGGGAGGAGCGTGGATCTTTGCCTTCATCTTCCCGCTCGCCATGACGCTGACAGCATTCCTCACCTGGATCATGAATTCGCTCAACCGTAGCATCGAGCATCTCACCCAACGCAAGCAGACGTTTAAAAAGTCCATGTTTGTCAAACTTCACCGTATCTTGCTCGGTGCCGTTGTCGTGATT TTTGCATTTTtcatcatctcgtcgatcgcctTTTCGCAATCTGGCGGGGAAGGCTTCGCGCCCAACACATGGCAATACCGGTGGTTCTTGCTGGATGGATGGCTCGCGTTGCTGTACTTGGCCGTGTTCTCCGCCATCGCGTGGGTTTGGCGTCCAACGGGCAACAATATGCGACTCGCCATGTCGGACGAATTGGcgaccgacgacgatcccAACGCCGAAGGCTACGAGGTCGACACATTTGCTGCACGAGGTCCCGACGGGCCtgacagcgatgacgaagacgatgtCGAGGCCAAACGTACTTCTCAGGGCCCAAACGGTGGGAGGAGTGCGGGTGCGCAGCCAAACAGTGATGTAGTGTTTGAGATTGGAGATGAGGACGATGAGGCTGATCACAGCAaggctgcagcagcggacAGGAGGGAAGGACGCCGAGGCGAGAGACAAGGATTGATGAGCACCAGTACCAATGTTTCCGAGGAAACGCTGGTGCCGGGTAAGAAGAGGGCAGACAAGAATGATTGA
- a CDS encoding mitochondrial 54S ribosomal protein bL32m (related to MRPL32 - mitochondrial ribosomal protein of the large subunit), with the protein MWTAASRSAAAQLQLTITLGRSTVFRVQVPSLFSTPSSLCSTFHPLTPALSTSQSAVSSSTASPSTWASDVGTLLWDGILRAVPKKKVSHSRKSMRAANKGLKDRTDLVHCSSCGKPKLHHHICASCYFELNRARKVALKQQHGGAPTNGGAQQHP; encoded by the coding sequence ATGTGGACAGCCGCTtctcgctcagcagcggctcagctgcagctcacAATCACGCTCGGTCGCTCGACCGTGTTCCGAGTACAAGTACCATCACTCTTTTCAACACCTTCATCACTGTGCTCCACTTTTCATCCATTGACACCAGCGCTCTCAACATCTCAGTCAGCAGTCTCCTCATCCACAGCATCTCCCTCCACATGGGCTTCCGATGTCGGTACACTTTTGTGGGATGGAATCCTGCGCGCGGTTCCTAAGAAGAAGGTCTCTCATTCACGAAAATCGATGCGCGCAGCGAACAAGGGCTTGAAGGATCGTACCGACCTCGTtcactgcagcagctgtggcAAGCCCAAGTTGCACCATCATATTTGTGCGTCTTGCTACTTCGAGTTGAACCGCGCGCGAAAAGTTGCTTTGAAACAGCAGCACGGAGGTGCGCCGACGAATGGCGGTGCGCAACAACACCCATAG
- a CDS encoding putative saccharopine dehydrogenase (NAD+, L-lysine-forming): protein MSTSRQPLYLRCEMKPAEHRAALTPTTAKALIDAGFDITVESDPQRIFDDKEYTEVGCKLAPHNTFHSLPADIPIIGLKELEEPGPDLPHTHIQFAHCYKKQAGWADVLGRFKRGGGKLYDLEFLEDKNGRRVAAFGWHAGFAGAALGLLALAEQVQGEDQRLGAQKAYPNEQALIAHAKQQIEFIKKSRSDGKVKALVVGALGRCGRGAIDFFEKAGVASEDIVRWDIQETSAKHGPYQELLDVDIFVNCIYLTSKIPPFLDQPTIQAAGPSRRLGVVVDVSCDTTNPNNPLPIYDINTTFDKPTVDVNTGKGNPSLTVISIDHLPTLLPRESSEGFSNDLLPSLLQLPYVLGKDTTKLDTLDEGKGAVWQRAEKLFHKHLAEAEQHTA from the coding sequence ATGTCTACAAGCCGCCAACCCCTCTACCTCCGATGCGAGATGAAGCCGGCCGAGCACCGTGCCGCGCTCACCCCAACCACCGCCAAGGCACTCATTGACGCTGGGTTCGACATCACGGTCGAGTCCGACCCTCAACGTATCTTTGACGACAAAGAGTACACCGAGGTAGGGTGCAAGCTTGCCCCTCACAACACGTTTCACTCCCTGCCCGCCGACATCCCCATCATCGGTCTCAAGGAGCTTGAGGAGCCTGGTCCGGATCTGCCTCACACCCACATTCAGTTTGCTCACTGCTACAAGAAGCAGGCCGGTTGGGCGGATGTTCTGGGTCGATTCAAGCGCGGAGGCGGAAAGCTCTACGATTTGGAGTTTTTGGAGGACAAGAACGGCCGTCGTGTAGCCGCGTTTGGTTGGCACGCCGGCTTTGCAGGCGCTGCACTTGGTCTGTTGGCTTTGGCTGAACAGGTGCAAGGTGAAGACCAAAGGCTGGGTGCTCAAAAGGCTTACCCCAACGAGCAGGCGCTCATCGCacacgccaagcagcagatTGAGTTCATCAAGAAATCGCGCTCGGACGGCAAAGTGAAggcgctcgtcgtcggagcTTTGGGACGATGTGGTCGTGGAGCCATTGACTTTTTCGAAAAGGCCGGCGTCGCTTCTGAGGACATTGTCCGCTGGGACATCCAGGAGACCTCAGCCAAGCACGGTCCCTAccaagagctgctcgacgtaGACATCTTTGTCAACTGCATCTACCTCACCTCTAAAATCCCGCCTTTCCTCGACCAACCTACGATCCAAGCCGCTGGTCCCTCGCGTCgtctcggcgtcgtcgtcgacgtaTCGTGCGACACTACCAACCCCAACAACCCTCTCCCCATCTACGACATCAACACCACCTTTGACAAACCTACCGTCGACGTCAACACGGGCAAAGGTAACCCGAGCTTGACCgtcatctcgatcgaccATCTGCCCACTCTGCTGCCTAGGGAGAGCTCCGAGGGTTTCAGCAACGACCTGTTGCCCAGTCTGTTGCAGTTGCCCTACGTGCTCGGTAAGGAcaccaccaagctcgacacgtTGGACGAAGGAAAGGGAGCCGTCTGGCAGAGAGCCGAAAAGCTCTTCCATAAGCACTTGGCAGAGGCTGAGCAGCACACAGCTTGA
- a CDS encoding putative aspartate--tRNA ligase DPS1: protein MADQATIQNEQQAPAVVPAPVAAEGAEELNPDGTPLSDNQKKKRAAKAEKERIKAEKAAKLAAEKAAREAADVDFASQNYGKLPLNMSQERAGRKFTKISEISPERDGEHIVLSARVQTSRAPSAKLVFLTFRQGVDCVQATLAQTPEKVSRQMTKWAAGLAAETIVLVEGTIVKTPKPVESNTVTVKDAEIKISKIHSTSEIAFEQLPFGVDDATRSEVEIQASQQTDRPLPPIALDTRLDNRVLDLRTTTNQAIFRLTHGVCKLFREYLDSLDFVEIHTPKLQGAATESGSSVFKVSYFKGQAFLAQSPQLAKQMAIAADFGRVYEIGPVFRAEDSNTHRHMTEFTGLDLEMAFDEHYHEVVDVLDGLFTFIFRELPKRYRKEIDAVKRQYPCDEFLLPEKTVRLQYKDAIALLRENGKELGDLEDLSTEMERTLGGLVREKYKTDFFMLDKFPLEIRPFYTMPDPADNKYSNSYDFFMRGQEILSGAQRVHDAAFLEKRMAEFGIPVESMKHYVEAFRLGCPPHAGGGIGLERVVMFYLGLGNIRRASMFPRDPKRLDP, encoded by the coding sequence ATGGCCGATCAAGCTACCATTCAgaacgagcagcaagctccAGCTGTTGTGCCTGCACCCGTTGCTGCAGAAGGCGCCGAGGAGCTCAACCCGGACGGAACCCCTCTTTCAGACAACcaaaagaagaagcgagctgccaaagccgaAAAGGAGCGCATCAAGGCCGAGAAGGCGGCTAAGCTTGCCGCCGAAAAGGCTGCTCGTGAAGCTGCCGATGTCGACTTTGCCTCGCAGAACTACGGCAAGCTGCCGCTCAACATGTCGCAGGAGCGCGCTGGTCGCAAATTTACCAAGATCTCCGAAATCAGTCCAGAGCGTGACGGCGAACACATTGTCCTGTCTGCACGTGTTCAGACCAGTCGTGCTCCCtcggccaagctcgtctttCTCACCTTCCGCCAGGGTGTCGACTGTGTTCAAGCTACCCTTGCGCAGACTCCCGAAAAGGTTTCGCGTCAGATGACCAAGTGGGCGGCTGGCCTTGCTGCCGAGACCatcgtgctcgtcgaggGCACCATCGTCAAGACGCCCAAGCCGGTCGAGTCCAACACGGTCACGgtcaaggatgccgagatcaAGATCTCCAAGATCCACTCTACTAGTGAGATCGCTTTCGAACAACTTCCCTTTGGTGTCGACGACGCTACACGATCCGAGGTCGAGATCCAGGCTTCGCAGCAGACCGatcgtcctcttccgccCATTGCGCTCGACACTCGCCTCGATAACCGAGTGCTCGACTTGCGAACTACCACGAACCAGGCCATCTTCCGCCTCACCCACGGCGTTTGCAAACTCTTCCGCGAGTACCTCGACAGTCTGGACTTTGTCGAGATCCACACACCCAAGCTGCAAGGTGCTGCCACCGAGAGCGGCTCGTCTGTCTTCAAGGTATCGTACTTCAAGGGCCAGGCTTTCCTTGCGCAGAGTCCTCAGCTGGCCAAGCAGATGGCGATCGCGGCCGATTTCGGTCGTGTGTACGAGATTGGTCCCGTCTTCCGTGCCGAAGACTCCAACACTCACCGACACATGACCGAGTTCACGGGTCTTGATCTCGAAATGGCGTTTGATGAGCACTACCACGAGGTTGTCGACGTCCTTGACGGACTATTCACTTTTATTTTCCGCGAACTTCCCAAACGATACCGCAAAGAAATCGACGCAGTAAAGCGTCAGTATCCTTGCGACGAGTTCTTGCTTCCCGAAAAGACGGTTCGTCTGCAGTACAAGGATGCCATCGCTCTGTTGCGCGAGAACGGCAAGGAGCTTGGCGACCTTGAGGATCTCTCGACCGAGATGGAGCGAACCCTGGGTGGGTTGGTGCGCGAAAAGTACAAGACCGACTTTTTCATGCTCGACAAATTCCCGCTCGAAATCCGTCCTTTCTACACGATGCCCGACCCGGCGGACAACAAGTACTCGAACTCGTACGACTTTTTCATGCGCGGTCAGGAGATCCTCTCGGGAGCACAGCGTGTCCATGACGCTGCGTTCTTGGAAAAGAGGATGGCAGAGTTCGGCATTCCTGTTGAAAGCATGAAGCACTACGTCGAGGCTTTCAGGTTGGGATGCCCTCCTCACGCCGGTGGTGGTATCGGGTTGGAACGTGTCGTCATGTTCTACTTGGGTCTAGGTAACATTCGAAGGGCTAGCATGTTCCCAAGGGACCCTAAGCGTCTTGACCCTTGA
- a CDS encoding transcription factor pacC yields MNHLSPAAASEHSSYATSSSHIAASPAPSHQSSATSFSSSSPSPSAKMNASASSDSADFEPPAKPITCRWDDCGKIFYDPEVVYKHLCDDHVGRKSTNNLCLTCKWEGCDVSCAKRDHITSHIRVHTPLKPHNCDACGKTFKRPQDLKKHERIHTEQHQQQRQQKAAQNAAARAYSMSEHATAFGGAYPYPPQLHAANAYLGYPQLPTQHGLYPSASTYPSAYPSLPPTSDYHYAHSTPSASLSPMSSRIDTPQGSSPAPNHHQHQHPHHHAQDAASYIHLASGLDPRSKVTTDPTSYTYLAHGATTSQNLAGSKRGHEQVEHFFGDLRRKKMAPAYDSHMAERLTQTFGMGGIDDVSLNAILSAFDPSATYSQTPSNPSVKPDSASATRPALKQEPTDLAQLNSFLLQLGASAASFGSSLSSASSSASSSFSSQGNNADFDLSSLSQYGLNNIPGFDESLLATHNTNAAGRAIAQLPSRAHSHFPDALLSHQVHQPAYDSVRFSRGAAVVPQLAPMDAGGHSYRRVEALTRAAPDERVARPDVHRVSVKSEHADDDDAMEEDELEDDGSRVSSRFRSISPAASSESGWSEAGAGAGAGGRCGSSSSSPSHGLYPRVSPTEASRRLPPIRSNSSTASSSASISSPIDSDRRATQRRNSDSLDGPLSRHSAPAASPSSPSMSETSLASTNSLYPSLVDRVSQMQGLGRSSDEANAEALRRKHVQLIRDLLIAINFPDRARAKLRADHDRVRLPPILSSVARRRTEEGEVTPSAADELVSASCSDASTDRNSTPTPPGRPTLPTLSQLLNDLPGRPSRPMDEREMECDV; encoded by the coding sequence ATGAACCACCTCTCGCCCGCAGCTGCCAGCGAGCACTCGAGCTACGCAACTTCAAGCAGCCACATCGCTGCTAGTCCAGCACCTTCACATCAATCATCAGCCACATCCttctcctcgtcatcaccatcaccatcagCAAAGATGAatgcctctgcctcttccGATAGTGCCGACTTCGAACCACCCGCTAAGCCCATCACCTGCCGATGGGACGATTGTGGCAAAATTTTCTACGACCCCGAGGTCGTCTACAAGCATCTCTGCGACGACCACGTCGGCCGCAAGTCCACCAACAATCTCTGCCTCACTTGCAAGTGGGAGGGCTGCGATGTCAGCTGTGCCAAGCGCGACCACATCACCTCACACATTCGCGTGCACACCCCTCTCAAGCCTCACAACTGCGATGCCTGCGGCAAGACCTTCAAGCGTCCACAGGATCTCAAAAAGCACGAACGCATTCACACCGagcaacaccagcagcagcgtcaacAGAAAGCCGCGCAGaatgcagctgctcgcgcCTACTCCATGTCCGAGCACGCCACCGCCTTCGGCGGCGCTTACCCTTACCCTCCCCAGCTGCATGCCGCGAACGCCTACCTTGGCTACCCGCAGCTCCCCACTCAGCACGGCCTCTACCCATCCGCCTCTACCTACCCTTCTGCATACCCCTCACTGCCCCCCACCTCGGACTACCACTATGCTCACTCGACACCTAGCGCTTCGCTCTCGCCCATGTCGTCACGCATTGATACTCCACAGGGTAGCAGTCCGGCGCCCAatcaccaccagcaccagcatcCCCATCATCACGCTCAGGACGCTGCCTCTTACATCCACCTCGCTTCCGGCCTCGATCCTCGCAGCAAGGTCACCACTGATCCCACCTCGTACACCTACCTTGCTCACGGCGCCACCACAAGCCAAAACCTCGCCGGCAGCAAGCGTGGTCACGAGCAGGTCGAACACTTCTTCGGCGACCTCAGGCGCAAGAAGATGGCTCCCGCCTACGACTCGCACATGGCTGAGAGGCTTACTCAGACGTTCGGCATGGGCGGTATCGATGACGTTTCTCTCAACGCCATCCTTTCCGCCTTTGATCCCTCGGCTACCTACAGCCAGACTCCTAGCAACCCCTCGGTCAAGCCCGACAGCGCATCGGCTACTCGCCCCGCCCTCAAGCAGGAACCCACCGACCTGGCTCAGCTTAACTCTttcctgctgcagcttggtGCCAGCGCTGCCTCGTTCGGATCCAGCCTTtcgtcggcatcctcgtcggcgtcTTCGTCCTTCTCGTCGCAAGGCAACAATGCTGACTTTGAcctctcgtcgctctctcAGTATGGCCTCAACAACATTCCTGGTTTCGACGAGTCGTTGCTTGCCACTCACAACACCAATGCTGCCGGTCGCGCCATCGCACAGCTTCCCAGCCGTGCGCACTCGCATTTCCCCGACGCCTTGTTGTCGCACCAGGTTCACCAACCCGCCTACGACAGCGTTCGCTTTTCGCGTGGTGCTGCCGTTGTTCCTCAGCTCGCTCCTATGGATGCTGGTGGACACAGTTACCGTCGCGTTGAGGCGCTCACCCGCGCAGCGCCCGACGAGAGAGTCGCTCGACCCGATGTGCACCGTGTGTCCGTCAAGTCAGAGCAtgcagacgatgacgacgccATGGAAGaagatgagctcgaggacGATGGCTCGCGCGTGAGCAGCCGCTTCCGCTCCATCAGCCCCGCCGCTTCTTCCGAGAGCGGCTGGTCCGAGGCCGGGGCGGGCGCCGGTGCCGGCGGACGTTgcggcagctcgagctcgtcgccatcacATGGCCTTTACCCGCGCGTCTCTCCCACTGAGGCTTCTCGCCGTCTTCCTCCGATCCGATCCAACTCGTCAACTGCTAGCTCTTCGGCGTCAATCAGCTCTCCCATTGACTCGGACAGGCGTGCGACGCAGCGACGCAACAGCGACTCGCTTGACGGCCCATTGTCGCGTCActctgctcctgctgcgtCACCTTCGTCGCCATCCATGTCGGAGACGTCATTGGCGTCGACCAACTCGCTGTACCCGAGCCTGGTCGACCGTGTCTCGCAGATGCAGGGTCTTGGTCGATCGTCAGACGAGGCGAATGCGGAAGCATTGCGTCGCAAGCACGTGCAGCTCATCCGCGATCTGCTTATTGCGATCAACTTCCCTGATCGGGCGAGGGCAAAGTTGCGAGCGGATCACGATCGGGTGCGTCTTCCGCCGATCCTTAGCTCggttgctcgtcgtcgcacCGAAGAGGGCGAAGTGACGCCGTCGGCGGCAGACGAGTTGGTGTCAGCTAGCTGCAGCGACGCATCGACGGATCGCAATTCGACGCCTACGCCTCCGGGTCGGCCGACGTTGCCGACGctctcgcagctgctcaacgatCTTCCAGGGCGTCCGTCGAGGCCGATGGACGAGCGCGAGATGGAGTGTGATGTGTAA